One stretch of Streptomyces sp. NBC_01363 DNA includes these proteins:
- a CDS encoding vancomycin high temperature exclusion protein produces MRVKRPGRQLLGRLRPRWPRTRRGQRRALQGVMVACVLALTPVTWMYSVADARVRTTADAPAQQVAMVFGAGLWQGRPSPYLANRLKAAAELYRDGKVKVVLVTGDNSREEYDEPDAMRTYLREHGVPDKRIVSDFAGFDTWDSCVRAKKIFGVDRAVLVSQGFHIRRAIALCRSAGIDAYGVGVDAVHDATWYYGGTREVFAAGKAALDAVFKPDPYFLGPREPGIGEALAAHGE; encoded by the coding sequence ATGCGGGTGAAACGGCCGGGACGACAGCTGCTCGGGCGGTTGCGGCCGCGGTGGCCGCGGACCCGGCGTGGGCAGCGGCGGGCCCTGCAGGGGGTGATGGTCGCGTGTGTGCTCGCGCTGACACCCGTGACCTGGATGTACTCCGTCGCCGACGCCCGGGTCAGGACGACCGCGGACGCGCCCGCGCAGCAGGTGGCCATGGTGTTCGGGGCGGGGCTCTGGCAGGGCAGACCGTCGCCGTATCTCGCCAACCGGCTGAAGGCCGCCGCCGAGCTGTACCGGGACGGGAAGGTGAAGGTCGTGCTCGTGACCGGTGACAACAGCCGCGAGGAGTACGACGAGCCGGATGCCATGCGCACCTATCTCAGGGAGCACGGGGTGCCGGACAAGCGGATCGTGAGCGACTTCGCCGGGTTCGACACCTGGGACTCGTGCGTGCGGGCCAAGAAGATCTTCGGGGTCGACCGCGCGGTGCTGGTGAGCCAGGGGTTCCACATCCGCCGGGCAATCGCGCTGTGCCGGTCCGCGGGGATCGACGCGTACGGGGTGGGCGTGGACGCCGTGCACGACGCGACCTGGTACTACGGCGGGACGCGGGAGGTGTTCGCGGCGGGGAAGGCGGCGCTGGACGCCGTGTTCAAGCCCGACCCGTACTTCCTGGGGCCGCGGGAGCCGGGGATCGGGGAGGCGCTGGCGGCGCACGGGGAGTAG
- a CDS encoding deoxyguanosinetriphosphate triphosphohydrolase, giving the protein MDGMDGTQGTQDHGTAPYGAADAQRWDTEPDKRPGRTAFQRDRARVLHSAALRRLAGKTQVVTPGTRSHAWDASPRTRLTHSLECAQVGRELGAALGCDPDLVETACLAHDLGHPPFGHNGEQALNDFASDCGGFEGNAQSLRLLTRLEPKRFVPDTRTGELVSVGLNLTRAALDAATKYPWPRGAHPTDPGSPKFGVYEDDLPVFEWAREGAPKDRKCFEAQVMDWSDDVAYSVHDFEDGLHAGHIDPDCLYAEPERNEIWAVAIGRYVPADTEPQELADALDRLVAQDWWPHGYDGSAVAQARLKDATSQLIGRFCLAAESGTRQAYGTGRLGRYAAELVVPREARNECAVLKAVADRYVMQRAEQEAIRADQRIVIAELAAELTARAPEGLEPQFRALFDAARDDRARKRVLVDQIAALTDASARSLHAALTERRR; this is encoded by the coding sequence ATGGACGGCATGGACGGTACGCAGGGCACACAGGACCACGGCACGGCCCCCTACGGCGCGGCCGACGCCCAGCGCTGGGACACCGAGCCGGACAAACGGCCGGGCCGTACCGCGTTCCAGCGCGACCGCGCCCGGGTGCTGCACTCCGCCGCGCTGCGGCGGCTCGCCGGGAAGACCCAGGTCGTCACCCCGGGCACCCGCAGCCATGCCTGGGACGCCAGTCCGCGTACCCGGCTCACCCACTCCCTCGAATGCGCCCAGGTCGGCCGCGAGCTCGGGGCCGCGCTCGGCTGCGACCCCGACCTGGTCGAGACGGCCTGCCTCGCCCACGACCTGGGCCACCCGCCGTTCGGGCACAACGGGGAGCAGGCGCTCAACGACTTCGCGTCGGACTGCGGGGGCTTCGAGGGCAACGCCCAGTCGCTGCGCCTGCTGACCAGACTCGAACCGAAGCGGTTCGTGCCCGACACCCGCACCGGCGAACTGGTCAGCGTCGGGCTCAACCTGACCCGTGCCGCCCTGGACGCCGCCACCAAGTACCCGTGGCCGCGCGGCGCGCACCCCACCGACCCCGGCTCGCCGAAGTTCGGGGTGTACGAGGACGACCTCCCGGTCTTCGAATGGGCCCGCGAGGGGGCGCCGAAGGACCGCAAGTGCTTCGAGGCCCAGGTCATGGACTGGTCCGACGACGTCGCCTACTCCGTGCACGACTTCGAGGACGGGCTGCACGCCGGGCACATCGACCCCGACTGCCTCTACGCCGAGCCGGAGCGGAACGAGATCTGGGCGGTCGCCATCGGCCGCTACGTCCCCGCGGACACCGAGCCCCAGGAGCTGGCCGACGCGCTGGACCGGCTCGTCGCCCAGGACTGGTGGCCGCACGGCTACGACGGATCCGCCGTCGCCCAGGCCCGGCTGAAGGACGCGACGAGCCAGCTCATCGGCCGGTTCTGCCTCGCCGCGGAGAGCGGCACCCGGCAGGCGTACGGGACGGGCCGCCTCGGCCGTTACGCCGCCGAGCTGGTCGTCCCCCGCGAGGCCCGCAACGAATGCGCCGTGCTCAAGGCGGTCGCCGACCGGTACGTCATGCAGCGCGCCGAACAGGAGGCGATCCGCGCCGACCAGCGGATCGTCATCGCCGAGCTGGCCGCCGAGCTGACCGCACGCGCCCCGGAGGGGCTGGAGCCGCAGTTCCGGGCCCTGTTCGACGCCGCCCGCGACGACAGGGCCCGCAAGCGGGTCCTGGTCGATCAGATCGCCGCACTGACCGACGCCTCGGCCCGCTCGCTGCACGCGGCGCTCACCGAACGCCGCCGATGA
- a CDS encoding NAD(P)/FAD-dependent oxidoreductase, which produces MVDAHRTFVIVGGGLAGAKAAETLREEGFSGRVILLGDERDHPYERPPLSKGYLSGKEERDSVFVHETAWYAGADIELHLGQPVTSLDREARAVQLGDGTVVHYDKLLLATGAEPRRLPVPGTDLAGVHHLRRLAHADRLRNVLTALGRDNGHLVIAGAGWIGLEVAAAARGYGAEVTVMEPEPTPLHQVVGPELGQIFTDLHSDHGVRFHFGVRLTEIIGQDGLVLAVRTDDGEEHPAHDVLAAIGAAPRTALAETSGLAMAPRADGGGIAVDASLRTSDPHIFAAGDVANVAHPLLGTRLRVEHWANALNSGPAAARAMLGQEVSYDRVPYFFSDQYDLGLEYSGWAPPGSYDQVVIRGDAGKREFIAFWLKDRRVLAGMNVNVWDVTETVQGLVRSGRQIDPDALADPSVPLESLA; this is translated from the coding sequence GTGGTCGACGCACATCGGACGTTCGTCATCGTCGGAGGAGGACTGGCGGGAGCGAAGGCGGCCGAGACACTCCGGGAGGAGGGTTTCAGCGGCCGGGTGATCCTGCTCGGCGACGAACGGGACCATCCGTACGAACGGCCTCCGCTCTCCAAGGGCTATCTGTCCGGCAAGGAGGAGCGGGACAGCGTCTTCGTCCACGAGACCGCCTGGTACGCGGGCGCCGACATCGAGCTGCACCTGGGACAGCCCGTCACCTCGCTCGACCGGGAGGCCCGCGCCGTACAGCTCGGCGACGGCACCGTCGTCCACTACGACAAGCTGCTGCTCGCCACCGGGGCCGAGCCCCGCCGCCTCCCCGTACCGGGCACGGACCTGGCCGGCGTCCACCATCTGCGCCGCCTCGCCCACGCCGACCGGCTGCGCAACGTACTGACCGCACTCGGCCGCGACAACGGCCATCTGGTGATCGCCGGGGCCGGCTGGATCGGACTGGAGGTCGCGGCGGCGGCGCGCGGGTACGGCGCCGAGGTCACCGTGATGGAACCGGAACCGACCCCGCTGCACCAGGTCGTCGGCCCCGAACTCGGCCAGATCTTCACCGATCTGCACAGCGACCACGGGGTCCGCTTCCACTTCGGCGTCCGCCTCACCGAGATCATCGGCCAGGACGGCCTGGTGCTCGCCGTCCGCACCGACGACGGCGAGGAGCACCCCGCCCACGACGTGCTCGCCGCGATCGGCGCCGCGCCCCGCACCGCCCTCGCCGAGACCTCCGGACTCGCCATGGCCCCGCGCGCGGACGGCGGCGGCATCGCCGTCGACGCCTCCCTGCGCACCAGCGACCCGCACATCTTCGCGGCCGGTGACGTCGCCAACGTGGCCCACCCGCTGCTCGGCACCCGGCTGCGCGTGGAGCACTGGGCGAACGCGCTGAACAGCGGCCCGGCCGCGGCCCGCGCCATGCTCGGCCAGGAGGTCAGCTACGACCGGGTGCCGTACTTCTTCTCCGACCAGTACGACCTCGGCCTCGAATACTCGGGCTGGGCGCCGCCCGGCAGCTACGACCAGGTGGTCATCCGGGGCGACGCGGGGAAGCGGGAGTTCATCGCCTTCTGGCTGAAGGACCGCCGGGTGCTGGCCGGGATGAACGTCAACGTGTGGGACGTCACCGAGACCGTGCAGGGACTGGTCCGGTCCGGCCGGCAGATCGACCCGGACGCGCTGGCGGACCCGTCGGTCCCGCTGGAATCCCTGGCCTGA